tttattatccaaacttttattattttgaagaaaCTCTTGTGTTAAGATATAGCtatcaacattttatcaaactacctatacgttactcgggaccagaacacctacatttaaaggtaataaaggctaaaaaaaaaataataagtaaataacatgaactgatgaacaaaaggtaaacgcaagagaataaccaccttggtggggtctttaacataacataaacttgacgaattggagttttgtagctaaagttatagccaaaatacagttactgttcatgttgtaGAATTTAGTTAtgcagatttattgctccaacttcgttgagcaatttgatcaagttaagtctataatttggtctaattttcttcatatgaaatgttctactacgtcttaggtttccatcggttcaagaatcacctaaattggagttttctagagagagttatagccattgaaactttactgttcatatggcaaatctgcagttctgcagattcagtgactcaactttgctcaataatttgattgggttaatggaacaatttgggtttgtgttcttcaagaaagttttaggtctatatctcatctaatctctggtaaaatttcaggttattttgacctgcctagctcgagttatgaccaaatgaacaaacactgttcatttggtcaatttatacagggcagcctgtaattttccaactttggtcaatttgttcactaggttttggtcactttttgggcatgcttcccaaatgagaattgtgttatttagtgcctattttcattctcaattggtcccatatcaattggacttgtaaaatttcatttttggtctctcaaagttgacttttggtcatgcttcataaccaatccgaatttggctttgatttaaacacttctaacacacttaattaggtcacaaatgaccatttcttcccttaaactatgtcaaagacatcatttagcacttcttcacatttttagtctctaaaccctaatgttcaaaaccctaattcatgtcatttattgcatttagctaattaaacacttataaacatgctcccttaactcaattaagcttcctaacatgtttagctcaaacaaatttacactttgtccaaccaaaccctagctctccaaaattctatataatccctcaacaaattttctttccattttaagtttatttacaagatcaaaaagttagaaatgtaagaatcaaactcaaattatcaaatttgattactaaccttttatgtagaatttctttttcttcaaaacttctttctttctttttctttttgttgtcaagctccttcctaagtgactagaacaagtttttgtgaagcaagtatgggagaagttgaggtttagtgagggtttcaaagcttgaagacaagctttaatggagtttgcaatggtgagggagagagagagtgtgtgaggGCGGCAAGCTTGGTGGAAGAagactttgatttttatttttcttttcttttgttttgttttatccttatggaagacccaaaaatctaaataattaaataaattaaatttattctttatggcatcatgcatgaggtcatgcatgatgtcatcaccttttgacttttccattttctcttttttttatttatttttctattagttctttaatttaattatcgattccgaaattttttgttctccgattttatttgacagttaggtcaggagtcagctctcggggtcaattgaccaaattgccccttgccggttcatcccagtttgcaattaattcaatatttcttctggctccctgacctaattatttgactggcttaacagttctttttcgtgattttctcttttccactgtgtttataagggtcctaaggaccgtggcgtcacattttacgattcgaaatttgagtttaaaacgacttcgcagtcgttcccgagaaggtcacccatcgctgtgactctcggctcatttaataaaaattatcattgtaaaatattaatttaaattaatgaataaaatatcaataaattattagctcaataaaaaaaaataataaaaatatatttatttggaAAATTAGGTTGTTACGATCAGAACATAGTACTACCCTAGTAACTTGTCACTTTAGCTTCATTAAAGTGATTGGTGCTGTAAGTCTCCAGCTCTTCTTCTATATAAGGAGCTATTTGTATGTTAAAATAGGCATGATGAAAATAATATCagtttttctataaattttcataTGGCCTTTTAAATTTCTCTctcctaaaaatttgaaattatattATGATCATATATCTCTCCACAGAGGCATAAGTATGCTCTGTACTTGTCTCATTGAAAGAATCTTGTACATCAAAAAATATTAATCCAAAGATCTATTGCTACAGTCTCCATAATTAGATCTTAATGAAGTAATACAAAAGGGCACCGCTTGATATCTTTTGTTTTCCATGGATCGCATTATTTGATCTCGCATTCGCATGAGCATTATATGTTAAAATGGGCATAATGAAAATAATATCAACTCTTCTATAAACTTTCGTATAGCCTTTTAAATCTCTCTACCTTTTGAAAatctaaaattatattataatcatATATCTATCAACAGAGGTATAAATATCCTACAAacgaatttttattttatttgttataacCATTGTTTATAGTTAAACCATTATCGATgttgattatgatgaaatttactATAatcaataattacaataaaattattAGATATGTATCATTTCTTCTTAAAAGACATGGTGATTGAGTTGATTTTAAGCtaaattcttaaatttaatttaaaaattaagattacTAGAGATTAAATAAAAAGGTttgtcatttttttattttaactggattgaattttaaataaattcaatagttgacatattttaaatttaaaaaatcaatcaTAGTCCAAAATAAAATCATATCAGGCTAGTTGGTTTTAATATGGtttagaactttttttttttttatcgattaagatttgattaattttgattttgaatTGAATCGGTCTTATTCTAATTTTGAATCAAATCATAGCTATGATTACTTTAAGATATTGTTTTTTGATCATCTCCTCCAAAATTAAGATGTCGTTGATTATAACTCTACTGATATTCAATTCTCAATATATCTTAGGTTAAAGGGTCCCTGAAATTAAGATAATAACGAATCATAAAAGTATCAAATAATAACtatcaatattaaattaaattaaattcttgaaaaataaaaaaaatgccaataaattataattattattataatttttttattgtgagtttgaaattaattttcacaagaaattaatagaattaaattcttgtattattgatatttcttaatataaaaatttaattcatttgATTACTTACGAAATGATTTATTCCAAGAACGTACATTTGAGCCTTAATCTTCACATTCTTATAACATGGGCCTGGTCTCCATTATTCAAATTAAAGAAGGTGGAATTTACTTGCTTGCATTTGAGGTGGCGATTGAAGATAGAAAGATTGCAAAGAATAATCAATGTGAAGCCATGGATTTTATACTAAATGATAGAAACTTACGGTATTTTCAAAAGGGTTACTTTAGTTTGAAAGTGAAATGTTAAGTACTTAATTAGGTTAAACGTTGCCAACCGAATTGAATTATTTGGGAACAACAATTCTttctgaatttgattgaattcgtCATGCATTTGATCAAATTTTTTGATTTCATTCTGATCATGATATTATATGGTGCGAAGACAGAAAGAATGTCTCCTGCTATGAATCTTTGTAATTCATTATgtacaataataaattattttagtaaaaataatttatttttatatatttatatattttagatatttaatatatctatatttttaaatatcataatttttaaaaaatattgatatgttattaaaattatgtttaaaaaaacttaaatttccaacttattattttttttctaataaataaatttatattatatataataaattaaaattaaaaaataataaaaaggaaAAATCTTCACAAGAAAATCTCCATCTGACTCTAAACTCTTGTGAGCAGAGCAATCCGCCTCGTTACTCCTTAGAATTATTTACTCAAATTTTGAAGTTTTTTCTTTTATGACAATttgacctatatatatatatatatatatataatttacgtTTTTGAGAAACATTTTATAGTCTGGGACcggttaataaaatttatttaaaaaaaaaaatatattgcgTTCATGTAAAGTGTGGAAGAATCCCATTCCCACCAATTCCAAATACAGTCCTTCAATTGTCGTTTAGCCCAAAATGCAGCGACAGCATCAACCCAACGTAGAGTCCATGCACCAAAGGTTGTGAGCTATAGCATGTGGAGTGGGGTCCGTTCCACTTCAACACAACCGTAAGATATTCTAATGCTTTAGACATCTCGTCAAAGCTCCAACTTACTGGCCACCCGAAGGACACGCCGCGGTGTTCTTACCTACTGTCTAATTTGGAATCGAATTAATCTAATTTaaagtttaaattaattaaaattaaatcaaaataaataaataaataattttgattgtttaatttcaaccaaagttaaaattatacatgaaattaatttaaatttaaatttaaattaagtaaATTTTTAAGTCAACATAAAAAAGTAATTGATaaagtattataaaaaaaaataaaaaacataatattatatcttataattaaactcgataaaatttaatattaaaaaaatattaaaaattattattaatgatataaaaaaatatctttttatataagtaatttttttttttaaatttatcacaTTCATGATTATATTATATAACAATACTCAAGCGATGTAAAAAATGATCAAGGTTTCACGATCTAATACATGCATTATTAAAGATGCTTAGATAGCATTTCAAGAATCAAGTCATAGTAGGATTGAAAGTCAAAATGAATTCTGACTAGAACTCAAATTAAGAATCTttgaatataatatttttataaaaacttTTATACtatgatttaaaatttattatcaaaaagttataaaaaaatgtaaaataaataaactttcaaatattattatatttttattttaaagctcaattcaattaaatttttatcttaaaaatttagaattgtgaattatttttttttcactcaaatgtaattttattttaattaattattcagtAATTAAATTTAGAGAGATTGTTCTATTTTTTTTCACTGCATCATCGCTGTTCAAAGGTGAAATAAAAGGTTTTCAAAATTAGAAGAATTACTATAATTTTGTTAATAaagattaaaaattaatttatgcattaagCATTTTTCTTCCATTAAAATCAAAACAGAATTCACACCGGGGCAGGTACTATACAGGCCTGTAAATATTAATAAGTAATAAGGTCATTATATAAACGCCAACGACAAAatgttatcatttttttttttttactgaaaaAGGAGAGCAATAAATTCAgaagaaaattattattatcattaatattattatctaagaaaacaataataataaattcaaCTGGATAATAGTAATATGTCAGTTCGAGAGGATGGATTGCCCTTCTCGCCCTTGGATGGGGAGTTGTCCTTATATGAGTGGAACAAATTTGCTCAcgagaattttttattttattattttaaaaatataaattttaaatataattttaataaaatatttatattttcattaaaatatataGTATTTATCCATTTTCATTCTGCGTAATATCAAGATTAAAGcgggtccaaaaaaaaaaaaaaattaaagcggGTCCCTTAGTCACTGTCACGCAAAACTCTCTAGAGATTTTTCTTTGCATTTTCTATATTATTCGTGGAAGGGAGGATTTTTAGTTGATCCCCAAAATATCTCTTTTCTATTCTAAATTCAATCTTCTGTGCTGTGCTGTGCTGTGTGTGTGTGTTCAGATATTTTCACCCTTTCTTCCATCTTTGCTATCTGCTCGAGTATCTTTTATTTTGTGTACTCGCTCCTTCGCGATTTCcacctttttcttttattttcaaaatagttTTAATCAATTTCTTAATATTCCTTTCAATTttagttgatatatatatattgattaaaatgacattatttaattaaataaatctttGATTATAAGATaatgtaattaatatatataattaaatatttatatagataTTTATTATGCATAATTAGTTAAAACGTATATAATAAATATGTATAAATGGTTAAACTCATTATGTGTACatgtatttatttttaataaaaaaataaaattattaactcCATTAATTAAGATTTATAACTAATACAATAAAATGTGGTTAAGATGATTTTTCTATAATTTATCCCCATTTAATtttgtagtttttttttattaaaatatataaataatataaaaaaaatttaattaacttatttttttaataacgTGATATACTTGTTATTACGTGTGCAATTCTCATTTCCTCTTGTAAATTTCTTTCACATAGCAAAAAAGGCCATGAGCAGCCACGCGTCCAATAAGAAAGCGAGTACGTTCTTCAATTACTCTCGGGTTAGCGACCAAAAGAGTCGTTTAAGAAAGAAAAGGCCACCTACAGcttagttatatatatatttatatataaagatCAGACCTTGAAACCATCCAAAGGTGACTTGGAAATTGCAACttaaaaagaaggaaaaaaaaaaagggacaaaTTTCCCGGCGACGAAACAGCGGTTTCCCGGTGGAATGGACCCTCGTGTGGCCAGCAATCAAACCGGACCATGGACAAACGAGAAGCACCTGCACTTTTTGAACTCAATGGAGGCCGCCTTTGTCCGCACAATGCTCGAAAACAACGGTCGTCTCCTCCGTCTCGATCGTTACTTGCCGGACAGCGCAGAGTCTACCCTAGATTTGAAATCACAGTCACAGAGACGAAAAAAGCATACCACCTCAGGTATATATAATATCTACACCTACGCATCTTCTTGTATGTTCATGAATGGCTGGGTTATGTCCCTGCAGGCTAGTGTGCACTCAGGAtgcattagattttttttttttttttaagctgtTTTAATCCAAGCCGATCTTGGTTTCTTTGGTGTAACTGGTGAATCTTGATTGGCTTTCTTGCTTTGTTATTAGGTGGTTTAGTTCTTTTTGAAGTAGCTGAGGCGGGTGTTTGGATGCCCTTTTCCGCTGGGGTCATTTTGAACTTTAAACAATGTGTTTAACTGGTCTCATAACAACGCTTTGAAGATTGGTTgaatggaaataaaaaaaaaaaaacaaaaagatatTTAATTTGAGAAATGTAGTCTTTTAGGTTTTAGCAACGTTAGAAATCTTTCAAAAATGGAAGATTTTTGGTCATGTGAGAGGATGCCAATGAAGAAAAATTTTCAAGATTGACCAATGGAGTTTAGTTTGAACTTGTCGTGCAAAATGCGTTTTTGTTGATTTTTTGACCAGCCGTCGTCCAAACAAACCACAAAAAGAGCATTGATAATGCCGAATATGCCATTGGAAGATATTTTTGTGGGGATCGTAAAACTGAGTTTGTGTTCTTTTGATGCACTTTTTGGCTTTGgtgttttaaaaaatatatatattctctGGCTTTGAGCTTTTTGGGCTTTTGG
Above is a genomic segment from Hevea brasiliensis isolate MT/VB/25A 57/8 chromosome 17, ASM3005281v1, whole genome shotgun sequence containing:
- the LOC110641481 gene encoding uncharacterized protein LOC110641481 isoform X1, which codes for MDPRVASNQTGPWTNEKHLHFLNSMEAAFVRTMLENNGRLLRLDRYLPDSAESTLDLKSQSQRRKKHTTSAVVQTNHKKSIDNAEYAIGRYFCGDRIVGPTPRTRVADRSDKRPRRLSSQSHDPSQDQVVPQIENSAGDKGESDPPNAAVAPAN
- the LOC110641481 gene encoding uncharacterized protein LOC110641481 isoform X2: MDPRVASNQTGPWTNEKHLHFLNSMEAAFVRTMLENNGRLLRLDRYLPDSAESTLDLKSQSQRRKKHTTSGIVGPTPRTRVADRSDKRPRRLSSQSHDPSQDQVVPQIENSAGDKGESDPPNAAVAPAN